aaatcttactctctaagttttttatgcattacgttttaaactggtgcgaataaactgtattttaaatcttggtagaaatttagtttttaaatagtaatatgaaattcctctaatttaaatttcacttttaaattttaagtatttaatttttaaaatttaaattcatcgtatttagaaataaaactatttctaaaatttctataatttaaattaatgcataatttgagaagcactaaaacatttaaagtagattcctaaattaatgcctaataattgcataaatttggttaatcaattaattttctaaattagtgctaattaatgcataaatttaggacgtcaattaaaagtttttttaaatattgtattatttaattaccaaactaaccttgaataaaacaatcattttacctgctaagtattaaagttacatttttaccctctattaatcaacggttaagatcttttttattttttaaaaaaaaaagtacctaATCATTTCTCTTGGTTTGAGACCACCTACAATGTGAAAGCTTAGGAAAGGTTTTTGGGAGGATTTACAAATGAGAAATAAGTTAATAAGTTATTTTTCACCTATCAATTTTAGTGAATTAGTCATCAATTTGAAAAACTTTTATGATTTTAACCCCATGTACTATATATGACTTAAAaattctactcttttttttggtcttttgtgATTAGAACTTTTCCTTAAAGAATGATTGGATGGAGAGTGTGTACACTTGGATTTTAACTGTTTCTTATTGAGTCCAAGATATGGTAGGTGAGCAGTAACATTGTGAGGGGGACAAGCATGGTTTGAATCAAAGAACTCAATAAGAGAATTAGGGTAGGTGAGGAGTGGTGACATGATCTACAGAAGTCGGCTAGGGGAGAGTAGTCATTGCCGAGTTAGGCTTTGTAAGCTGATACTTCTAGGGTTTGACACCAACTTGCGTGTTTATTTCAATGAAAGCAGAAGGGGTGAAGTTGTTCTCGGCTGTAAATGCGCACTTTTGTTGTTTCATTcatcataaattaaattcacCTCTAAACTCTACTTTCTGAAAACACCAAAATTGACTTCGTTCAAAATCAATTTATgtgagaaaaaaagataaaagaataataaaaaaaatcaactgcTATATACGGTGGTGTGAAAATTTTCagtaaaatacaaaaagggataattaaagttaaaaatcaATTATTGGTATTTTGTCAAACaaatagatttatttatttatttatttatttttattttggtttccactccctctctcttgaTGGGGAGATGGGAGGGATAAGAAGGGGATATTTACTTGAAGTAAGGCATAAGTAAATTATTCACTACTTATCCTTTACCTGTACTTTAATAAGGCAAAAAATTAGATTAAGCAATTAGTACGTGTTTAATAATATTTGTTAATGTATGGTAATATGGAAGCAGGATTAATAAAGCTGAAGAATGATTGGTATTTTTATTACAGTTTGTAATTTTACAAAAGCAAAACTTTTACCTCACTGACCGTCcccagagcaagtggcaaaagacttggtggttggtacctgaggcctaagttcgaatcctagttgattcacattttcagctaagcttatttctaaataaaataaacgaagcgggtagcatgctacctatctctcaaaaaaaaaaaatccttttaccTCAAGGCCACTCACAAAGCTAGACACGCATGCGTAAAGTGAtagcaaaatttttgaaagagatTTTTCCAATGAGAATTAAAATatgtagagtttttttttttttttttttgagaattataCCAACGATCCACCATTTTAAAAtagctatccaatctttcaaaattttattttactatacaattattcaatttattttatttaagtcagtcaataatattttgactttaaaatttaacccaattatttactttagtaaatttttaatttgcgaGAGTTGCATGAAGCATACTgattaaatctataaagataaagaaTACATTTACATCTTGAAGGCAAAGTGTTATTAActtactcaaattaaataaattgaaaggttagatagaaaaattaaaatttttaatttatggtTTGATagccatttcaaaattattgGTCCATAATTCAggtaagttatatatatatatagagtccggctattattctattaataggattggagccattgtcctatcaagtcgttttgattgatcggaacttcaaattgataatcggcaccgttgaaattgatctacacaattaaaaatgtttagaaaccaaattttgtaatatttaaaaatcattatcaagttcatcttaaaagttaaaaaatgaacggtcgtaaatgaataaccttcttaaaatagaggttagactttctcaattcataatcaaagttattaaacattatctaaatagtataaaaaattttctatcaaaaattcaagcaatttggattgctctacaccgttaaacaagcaaacggctcatagaggccgtcaaaaattgtcgattttacgatactttgatcaccatgtaaataatttttaaaatttatgaaatttagtttctagatatttcaaatactctagatcaacttcaacggctctgatcatcgattcggaatctcgatcatcaaaaacaatttgataggacaagtgctcctatcctattaataggatagtagctctagcatatatatatatatatatatatatatataatttttgtggAACATTTATTTGAAGTTCATGACATTCTCTAGTAAATTTTTGGTGATATTAACGTATCAACTTCTTGATTGGTTTTGGCACGATCCAacggaaaaaacaaaaaacgtTCACTCTACATATTTTCATGTAAATCTTTTCAATTTGAGTCTTTCTTTCATAGAAATTCCTAATAACTTCACCTTTATGCCCCGTATCTATATACAGTTCAAGTTTTATAAgctttgtatatatgtatattcctATCTTTAtacaatttcaaaaaaaaattctaatttactGTGTTTTCCAGATGCCATTGGGAATACTTGAAAAGAACACCTCTAACAAAGAAACTGCAAATGGTTAACAAGAAAAGAATTGAGATCagttttttaaattacaaagaAAAACACTTACATATTATTGAAGTGGGGTAGATATATGCTTCTAATAGCATTAAATTATTGGTGTTTATGAAGTTTCGgtctttaaataaaagattgtGGGATCGGAATGATCGTCATCCCTCCAGATCGAGCTTAGGGGTGGTTGGCGAAATAGTATGATTGTAGATCTAAGAAAAGTTGATAATATTCTGTacgtgcttggtgctattagaagcattaattcaagccaaactctatcttattagtcctaatatttttgtatataactACAACATATTTAGTTACTAGTCACCATTGGAAACATATCCACTAGAGATCATTTATGGACCTAATTAGAAGTGAGAGTCGACGTACATTCAGAACACTTACAAACATATGCATGTACAAAACCTAAGGATATTCTTAATTATCAAGGTAAGATAAGAGTACAATATATACAAATCAATTAAGTACTCTAACatccacaatatatatatatatatatatatagagagagagagagagagagagagagagagagagagagagagagagagagaccgagAAAGAAACTAGAATATTATTGATTTATATATAGTCCCCCTCTCACgcacaccaaaaaaaagaaaaaaagaaaaagcatgcatgcaacCTATATAAGTTTATATGCCGATAATTATAAGATGCCTTACGTATTTACACATACGTACCAAGCTCATCTCCTTCTCCAGCTATCACCAGAAACTTATTGAGCACATCACattaattaatacatatatataatacatataatatatatgttctaGCACAGTTTTTAAAGTTGATCAGGCCATAAGAAGGCACCCATGGCAtaatctctcttctcctcaagAGACCCATCAAAGACCAAACCATACTCCCTCAGCAACAAATCCAACCTCCACTCCTCCATCTTCATGTAGTCCTCTTTCTTGCACCGCGGGTAGTGCAGCGGCATCTGGAACCCCTCGTAGCTCACCGTTCGAATCTTCGCAGCCACAGGCGACTTTTTCAGGCGCGCGTCGACGACCCTCGAGCAGTCGACGAATTGGCTTGTTAGAAATAGTTGGAGGAAGGATTGGAGAGCCATCGATCTCGCTCTCACTCTTATTTaactccctccccctctctatctcttttgCTCTCTTCAGCTTGCTCATATTCGAGGAGGAGGGTGTAGTTTATTTATAGGCTCGAGTCGCAGAAACAGTTGCTTGGACTCGGTGCACCACATGCCGCATTTTGAGCCACAAAGGGCCTAAAATCATTGAATCAATTATTGGATGTGTTATACGACAAACCAAAACTCCgtaaattatttatatgtaaatatatatataattaattaataggctAGTTAACACTTAACAACACATGCACTTAAGACAAAGTTTAAGGTGAAAACGAAATATATTTCGtgaaaaaagaacaaattaatATAGTTAGTTTGATTTTACGATATTAATTCATAGCAACCCAATAATAATGATTTTTATGAAACATGTTATTTAAGCATGACTCAACTAGCACATATATGCATGGTCATGGTTTTAATTACATGCACACAAGCTACACTTCAATGTCATGCCCATTTATGATTAGTGGAAGGATACTTTTGCGTGCTCGTTTGGATCATAAGATTCAATTAATAAGAGATAATTACACAATGTAGACTATTTTGCACACTTAAGAGAATTTTAATTACAACAACCTGCTTACGCTGATGTGATAgattttaattgtttttaaaCTATCAtaactattattttttcatctaaaaCATTATATCCGATCAGCATATTCAAAGTTATTTATCAAATGTGCAAATAAGCATTATTATTAACTCTTAGGACACGTTTGGTTCAAAATTGGATCGAAAAGCAGAATAGAAATGAAAATTGAATGAAATTGAAAACAAAATGATAGAAATTCTTAAATTGTTTGGCTTATAACAGGGCCCAAAAGTTAAAATcatgatcaaataaaaaattcaaaatatttaaataaattttagatataaatttaaattagaatttaaatccaaactgaagaaatatttttaaaaattgagttTTGAATATGCAATTCAAAttccaattaaaaaatttataatttattctaaaattaaacaTATGTAtagttaaatttgaatttaaataattctcgatgaaaaaaaattttctttccaatctCTTTCAGAATTGATTCCCACTTTTGCAATAGAAATTATTTAAAGAAAACTCAGCTCCCTTCCGAAATCGCTCTCAAACGAAACACcgacaataaaaatataaaccaTTCGATCCGATCTCcctgatagaaatttttttcaagaaatttgatttgCCCTAAAATTAAAATGGCTTTAAATTAAACATGAAAAAGAACCATttcgattttcatttcaaatGTCAAGATCCTATCAATGAATAAGAGGTGCCCTTGTTAACATTGCATCTATTGAGAGTGAAATTATACACAacttacttaatgaatgaagcaggtagcttgctacctatttctcaaaaaaaagaaaaaagaaaaaaaagaaattatacaCAACAAATGGGGATAGTAGCTTAACATGATTGGTTTAGTATTTATTACATTGCGATCCACCTGGCTTAATATGGGGAGGATTGGGATTCCGTATAAGGATTTAATGGAATGTGATGTTGATGTTCAACTGCATTAATTATTAGCCCCTCCCTCAATTATTGAATCCAATTGGCCCCCATTGTTCCCTTAATTAATTGATGAGATTATTTGTtgcctcttcttttctttttttctttttattttttatgtttttttgtttccaaattGTGAATATATAATATCACACATTTTATATATCCTGCTAGGAATTTAGGAACTGTTCGGTTTCTCAATAatgatttatcaaaatttttaattttttgtcgtTTATGattgaagaaaaaataagtatttttggatattttttttccatattttatgaaaattagtatactatttgtataaaatatgaaaaaaaaaagagcttgaTTTTTCAGAAACAAATgagcaaaaaatttaaaaacgaTTTTTCAtaaagaaaactttttttttgaaatttttttcacacTGTTTCGACAAGCCAAACAATCCTGTAGGGAATAGAACGCAATTGGAATTTGGCTGCTTAATTTGTAGTGCTAAATGACTCCgaccaattcaaaattttaaatttagagatGAATAAATTCCTATATATTGTATGGTTATCAGATTTTCTTAATTCTGTTCAATATGTGATCATTTGTATTCATAAGTCATAACACGGTTTCTTAACACAAGAAAAGCGCTACATATACGCGGTAGGACAAAATAGGTCATATAAAAACTCGCGAGTTAGCAAGACGccacaaatatttttttttttgagaaagaggtagcagACGCCACGAATATTGTTGTAGAGATAAAAGTCTATGTGCTGGAAAATTTGAAAACATGGGAGTTGTTCATGATCAAACTCTGCTAATGTTAATTAAAAAGACGTGGATCGATTAAAATGCTTAAACTGATAGGTGAAACTATAAGAGTCCTTAATTTTATACTACaattaaacccaaaaaaaaaaaaaaatacaaacagtAGGTTGGAACTTAACTAAGTTATTAAATTTCCTTAAGCAATTAAAGCagaagaatttatttttaacttgcATTTTAGAATCCTGCAATCTTGCTTCCACCATCAATTATATAAccacaaaataaatttataaatttattgtttttgaatttttaaaactataaatttaacatttataAATTCTTAgatgtataaa
Above is a genomic segment from Ananas comosus cultivar F153 linkage group 15, ASM154086v1, whole genome shotgun sequence containing:
- the LOC109721052 gene encoding uncharacterized protein LOC109721052, with amino-acid sequence MALQSFLQLFLTSQFVDCSRVVDARLKKSPVAAKIRTVSYEGFQMPLHYPRCKKEDYMKMEEWRLDLLLREYGLVFDGSLEEKRDYAMGAFLWPDQL